From Polynucleobacter difficilis, a single genomic window includes:
- a CDS encoding SMP-30/gluconolactonase/LRE family protein, with protein MYNPFQPVEKIKAEVFMSMPAKFRKKSRTGWSDPNRQNAEVECFLEGPSFDREGNLWFVDIPFGRIFKITPKGDWELVTQYDGWPNGLKFHKDGRAFICDYKCGLLELDTKTGKIQTVLGSMYSENFKGLNDLHFASNGDLYFTDQGQTGIADPTGRVFRLRANGQLDRLVLNIPSPNGITLNTQEKHVFVAATRSQQIWRLPLMADGSVSKTGVAIQLTGGVAGPDGIEMDSENGLLVCHLGIGIWRFDNNMLPTHLIYSDNPHHHHLANLCFGGDGKDLYITESLSGDILKARLPIAGKKMFGLS; from the coding sequence ATGTATAACCCATTTCAGCCGGTAGAGAAGATTAAGGCAGAGGTCTTTATGTCCATGCCTGCCAAGTTCAGAAAAAAATCGCGCACAGGCTGGTCTGATCCTAATCGTCAAAATGCGGAGGTCGAATGCTTTTTAGAAGGTCCTTCATTTGATCGTGAAGGAAATTTATGGTTTGTGGATATACCGTTCGGGCGCATTTTTAAGATTACGCCAAAAGGGGACTGGGAATTGGTTACCCAATATGACGGCTGGCCTAATGGCTTAAAGTTTCATAAAGATGGCCGCGCGTTCATTTGCGATTACAAGTGTGGCCTTTTAGAGCTCGATACAAAAACCGGCAAGATTCAAACGGTTTTAGGTTCGATGTACAGCGAAAACTTCAAAGGCCTGAACGATTTGCATTTTGCCTCCAATGGCGACTTGTACTTTACTGATCAGGGCCAAACCGGGATTGCCGATCCTACCGGTCGTGTGTTCAGATTGCGCGCCAATGGACAGCTCGACCGTTTGGTATTAAACATTCCGAGCCCCAATGGCATTACCCTCAATACCCAAGAAAAGCATGTGTTTGTTGCAGCAACCCGCTCTCAACAAATATGGCGATTGCCGCTGATGGCCGATGGCTCTGTTTCTAAAACGGGGGTTGCCATTCAATTGACTGGTGGTGTTGCTGGCCCAGACGGAATTGAAATGGATTCGGAGAATGGCCTGTTGGTTTGCCATCTTGGTATCGGCATTTGGCGTTTTGATAACAATATGCTGCCGACCCACTTGATTTATTCGGACAACCCACACCACCATCATTTAGCTAACTTATGCTTTGGCGGTGACGGCAAGGATCTGTACATTACTGAATCCTTGTCTGGCGACATCCTTAAAGCCCGCCTGCCAATAGCAGGTAAAAAAATGTTTGGATTATCTTAA
- a CDS encoding class II aldolase/adducin family protein — MSLDHSLSSERIVRIHLAACYRLCALNQWDDLIYTHISAAVPGEPDHYLINPFGMQFDEITASSLLKVNVQGELLPGQSGMVNPTGFAIHGAIHRARTDAQCVMHLHNTAGIAVSAQRDGLLPLSQHAMRFMGHLGYHDYEGLALTESEGVRLVANLSSYPAMLLRNHGTLTVGRTIAEAYVVMATLIKACEIQVAALSSPNLITPEPRIIEKAAADLHALGAEEGTLEWPALLRKLDRIDPSYKQ, encoded by the coding sequence ATGTCGCTTGATCACTCCCTCAGCTCCGAACGGATAGTCCGGATTCATTTAGCCGCATGCTATCGCTTATGCGCACTCAATCAGTGGGATGATCTGATTTATACGCATATTTCGGCTGCAGTTCCGGGAGAGCCTGATCACTACCTGATCAATCCATTTGGTATGCAGTTTGACGAAATCACTGCCTCCAGCCTACTGAAAGTCAATGTGCAAGGGGAATTACTTCCTGGTCAATCTGGCATGGTGAACCCGACCGGCTTTGCTATTCATGGCGCCATCCACCGTGCACGCACCGATGCCCAATGCGTAATGCATTTACATAACACCGCAGGCATCGCCGTCTCCGCTCAGCGCGATGGACTTCTGCCTTTATCCCAACACGCCATGCGTTTTATGGGGCACCTTGGATACCACGACTATGAGGGCCTGGCCTTGACCGAATCCGAAGGCGTGCGTTTAGTTGCTAACCTGAGCAGTTACCCTGCCATGCTATTGCGAAACCATGGCACGCTCACGGTAGGTCGCACCATTGCTGAAGCATATGTCGTGATGGCCACTCTAATTAAAGCCTGCGAAATTCAAGTAGCGGCATTAAGCAGTCCGAATCTAATCACGCCCGAACCGAGAATTATTGAAAAAGCGGCAGCCGACCTGCATGCCTTGGGCGCAGAAGAAGGCACCCTTGAGTGGCCTGCCTTGCTGCGCAAGCTGGACCGAATCGATCCCAGTTATAAGCAGTAA
- a CDS encoding Ldh family oxidoreductase produces MTNLSHLPIHHATQFIADVFISLGVPPADAKTVAHLMVQSDLAGADGHGIFRLPAYVKRIKAGGINLHPHIRVERERGGTALINGDNGLGHLVMNQAVELATKKSREHGVCWIGSHHGNHSGAASVYVRMLAERGLVGIYMAVGNANHMAPWGGTDLLLSTNPIAIAVPTQKGQPIVLLDMATTVAAYGKVKLAAQRGESIPEGWMIDRSGKPILDPARAGEGSLLPIGDYKGYGLALMISLLAGTLNGAAVGKETIDFNACHDGVTNTGQALIAVDPDAFGERTLFVERVSAVVRDIQESNTLPGVDRIRIPGEGADASISSRQREGIPISNELLKALNACAVECGVPVLTI; encoded by the coding sequence ATGACCAATCTCAGCCATTTACCAATTCATCACGCCACGCAATTTATTGCAGACGTTTTTATTTCGCTTGGTGTTCCGCCAGCAGATGCGAAGACAGTGGCCCATCTAATGGTGCAGTCTGACCTCGCTGGGGCCGATGGACATGGCATTTTTAGGCTGCCGGCGTATGTGAAGCGGATTAAGGCGGGCGGGATTAATCTACACCCGCATATTCGGGTGGAGCGCGAGCGTGGTGGTACTGCGCTAATCAATGGCGATAATGGACTTGGGCATCTGGTGATGAATCAGGCCGTTGAGTTAGCAACGAAAAAATCGCGTGAGCACGGGGTATGTTGGATAGGTAGCCACCACGGAAACCATTCTGGGGCTGCCTCGGTCTATGTTCGCATGTTAGCGGAGCGCGGACTGGTTGGCATTTACATGGCAGTTGGTAATGCAAACCACATGGCTCCTTGGGGCGGCACCGATTTATTGCTTTCCACGAATCCGATTGCAATTGCAGTCCCAACCCAAAAAGGCCAGCCGATTGTTTTGTTGGATATGGCTACTACGGTTGCCGCCTATGGCAAGGTCAAGCTCGCGGCACAGCGTGGCGAGTCGATTCCCGAGGGCTGGATGATTGATCGTTCTGGTAAGCCAATATTGGATCCAGCACGAGCGGGGGAGGGGTCCTTGCTTCCGATTGGTGACTACAAAGGCTACGGTTTGGCCTTGATGATTAGTCTCCTTGCCGGAACCTTAAATGGGGCCGCGGTTGGAAAAGAGACGATTGACTTTAATGCTTGCCATGATGGCGTTACAAATACGGGTCAGGCTTTGATTGCGGTGGATCCAGATGCATTTGGAGAGCGTACCCTTTTTGTTGAGCGGGTATCTGCCGTTGTGCGGGACATTCAAGAATCCAATACCTTGCCCGGAGTTGATCGCATTCGTATTCCTGGGGAGGGTGCTGATGCTTCCATCTCATCACGCCAGCGTGAGGGCATCCCCATTTCAAATGAGTTACTTAAAGCATTAAATGCATGTGCAGTTGAATGTGGAGTTCCTGTTTTAACCATCTAA
- a CDS encoding mandelate racemase/muconate lactonizing enzyme family protein, whose translation MNIKSATLFPLSIPLRAPMKMSGETVTHANTLLLRLIDGEGREGWGETSAAPLMTGETLGSVLANTAYLLNAVKEVSWEDPCAIGAIQSRFLYANSSAKSCVELALLDLFAQAKGESAWSLLRKAYRIESLAKPDSLPVLRMLGGSLETEIADARALRDQGYRHWKIKVGVYDLNSDLQRVAAICAALEGDTISADANGAFTLEQAIAFCRSDLASHLSFVEQPIAADHSIADFVSLKTASPLPICLDESIHGIDTIQVCAEKGVMDGASLKLIKLGGMLPGMRAAIELEKRGLNLNLACKVAETSLSAAATASIGFAMNGAPWGLSMSNAYLEYDICDAPLIAAEGRLNVEQLNSVGIGVVPNLALVKKTVSSEWGIIEC comes from the coding sequence ATGAACATTAAATCCGCTACGCTTTTTCCGCTCTCGATACCGCTTCGTGCGCCGATGAAAATGTCGGGGGAAACAGTTACACATGCCAACACCTTACTGTTGCGCCTGATCGATGGTGAGGGCAGGGAGGGCTGGGGAGAAACGTCTGCGGCACCCCTAATGACGGGCGAGACGCTTGGTAGTGTCTTGGCTAACACCGCATACCTTCTGAATGCAGTGAAAGAAGTGTCATGGGAAGACCCTTGCGCGATTGGCGCTATCCAGTCCCGTTTTTTATACGCCAATAGTTCGGCGAAATCCTGTGTTGAATTGGCTCTATTGGATCTGTTTGCGCAAGCCAAAGGAGAGTCAGCATGGTCTTTGTTACGCAAAGCGTATCGCATCGAGTCCTTGGCCAAACCAGATTCGTTGCCAGTTCTGCGGATGCTGGGCGGCTCTTTGGAAACGGAGATTGCCGATGCGCGAGCCCTGCGAGACCAGGGATACCGGCATTGGAAAATCAAAGTAGGCGTATATGACCTGAATTCTGATCTGCAGCGAGTCGCCGCAATTTGCGCTGCTCTAGAGGGCGATACGATATCGGCCGATGCCAATGGTGCTTTCACTTTAGAACAGGCAATCGCATTTTGTCGATCTGATCTCGCCTCGCACCTTTCTTTTGTCGAGCAGCCGATAGCAGCCGACCATTCCATTGCTGACTTTGTAAGCTTAAAGACGGCATCCCCATTGCCGATTTGCTTGGATGAATCGATCCATGGCATCGATACCATCCAAGTATGCGCAGAAAAAGGGGTGATGGATGGGGCCAGCTTAAAGCTCATCAAGCTCGGCGGCATGCTCCCAGGTATGCGGGCCGCAATCGAATTAGAAAAGCGCGGCCTTAACTTAAATCTGGCGTGCAAAGTTGCCGAAACCTCGTTGTCAGCAGCGGCAACAGCCAGCATTGGTTTTGCAATGAATGGCGCGCCATGGGGCCTTAGTATGTCGAATGCGTATCTAGAGTACGACATTTGTGATGCGCCCCTAATTGCTGCTGAGGGAAGATTAAATGTCGAGCAACTCAATTCCGTTGGGATTGGTGTTGTTCCCAATCTTGCCTTGGTAAAGAAGACGGTTTCGAGCGAGTGGGGCATTATTGAATGTTGA
- a CDS encoding 4-oxalocrotonate tautomerase yields MPTINVQIFAGRTHEQKRQFVEAVTRVTCETLNCSAESVDIILTDVTKENWATGGTLWSDKK; encoded by the coding sequence ATGCCCACGATTAATGTTCAGATCTTTGCGGGTCGTACTCACGAGCAAAAACGTCAGTTCGTTGAAGCGGTAACGCGCGTCACCTGCGAAACACTCAACTGTTCAGCCGAATCGGTTGACATCATCTTGACAGATGTCACCAAAGAGAATTGGGCTACTGGTGGCACGCTATGGAGCGACAAAAAGTAG
- a CDS encoding GntR family transcriptional regulator → MTTSAPLYQTLANTLSERIREGYWAVGSSLPSESQLCALFKASRHTLRHALSNLERDGLILRQQGAATQIISRLSPRRFTQSFNSPADILRYPRDTYRVNAIEEFIECDEALAKVLDAPIGSSWYHIGGVRKNQDSNQAIAWTDIYILPQFADVATDPEHSQLMVFEQIERRFMLKIDRAEVDVYAARADQKYADALNIDIGSACLVITRRYFDASGKLFEATVTYHPEGRYIYSMELRNTPANQ, encoded by the coding sequence TTGACTACTAGCGCACCTCTGTACCAGACACTTGCGAATACGCTTTCTGAGCGTATTCGTGAGGGTTATTGGGCGGTTGGGTCGAGCCTTCCGTCGGAAAGCCAGCTTTGCGCATTGTTTAAAGCCAGCAGACACACACTGCGACATGCGCTTAGTAATTTGGAGCGCGATGGCTTAATACTAAGGCAGCAGGGCGCTGCTACCCAGATCATTTCAAGGTTATCGCCACGGCGCTTTACGCAGTCGTTCAATTCGCCTGCCGATATTCTGCGGTATCCACGAGACACCTATCGGGTGAACGCCATAGAAGAATTTATCGAGTGCGACGAGGCGCTGGCAAAAGTCTTAGATGCCCCGATTGGATCGTCGTGGTATCACATCGGCGGCGTTCGAAAAAACCAAGATTCAAATCAAGCCATTGCATGGACTGATATTTATATCCTGCCCCAGTTTGCTGATGTCGCTACCGATCCTGAGCATTCGCAGTTAATGGTTTTTGAGCAAATTGAGCGGCGCTTTATGCTCAAGATTGACCGTGCTGAAGTTGATGTCTATGCGGCACGGGCAGATCAAAAGTACGCTGATGCATTGAATATTGATATTGGCTCAGCTTGTTTGGTTATTACAAGGCGCTATTTTGATGCCAGTGGAAAATTGTTTGAGGCCACCGTTACTTATCACCCTGAAGGTAGGTACATTTACAGCATGGAATTACGCAATACCCCTGCGAACCAATAA
- a CDS encoding DUF3422 domain-containing protein produces MKPYDHPLRQVLHEEVHSRPPVAQWPKERILSQAFLLDAQSRQLQTDWIERLSKAFQSKGNASQDHFFRSIELSAAPERVIIKWELHGEFATIAAIVQQSAPVDKPLIQTRHAILDHLNALLQKMACPSIEAAGGQRIAAIDIAFEDRSLFNDAEEVSAIFNGNTLLGSYIMSNRRAQLWTDLNLNEDGFISYYVPHNTLGSRQAGRVARRITEVETYRMAAMLAFPVAKGLSLPLRNAESDLAQMSKEIALLQTDTGIQLKKNGEFLAELSQLASKTEQWISEFGLRFTAAEAYSQLVNKNLAELHEEAIPGIQTLVEFMDRRFQPAMGTCLWTQRRLKELSDRVSRTTQTLRTRIEFVNEEQTQALLASMDKRAKLQLRMQETVDSLSVLVLTYYLVGLLFYVAKGGKEAGLPIYPEITAAIAAPIVAAAFFVISKRRRARNARNAISS; encoded by the coding sequence ATGAAACCCTATGATCACCCCTTAAGGCAGGTGCTTCACGAAGAAGTGCATTCTAGGCCCCCCGTAGCGCAGTGGCCAAAAGAACGTATTTTGTCGCAGGCATTCTTATTGGATGCACAATCGCGTCAGTTGCAAACCGATTGGATCGAGCGCCTTTCTAAGGCCTTTCAAAGTAAGGGCAACGCGAGCCAAGATCACTTCTTCCGATCAATCGAGTTATCTGCTGCACCTGAGCGTGTCATCATTAAGTGGGAGCTGCATGGGGAGTTTGCAACCATTGCTGCGATTGTTCAGCAAAGCGCTCCAGTAGATAAACCGCTCATCCAAACGCGCCATGCCATCCTGGATCACCTTAATGCACTATTGCAAAAAATGGCTTGCCCATCGATTGAGGCGGCCGGTGGTCAGCGCATTGCAGCGATTGATATTGCCTTTGAAGACCGCAGCCTATTTAATGATGCAGAAGAGGTCTCTGCCATTTTTAATGGCAATACGCTCCTGGGTAGCTACATCATGTCAAACCGGCGGGCACAGCTTTGGACTGACCTCAATTTAAATGAGGATGGATTTATCTCGTATTACGTGCCGCACAATACCTTGGGCTCGCGTCAAGCCGGCCGGGTGGCGCGCCGTATTACAGAAGTAGAAACCTACCGCATGGCAGCGATGCTGGCCTTCCCAGTAGCCAAGGGTCTTTCCTTGCCGCTACGCAACGCTGAGTCCGATTTGGCACAGATGTCGAAAGAAATTGCCTTGCTGCAAACGGACACCGGCATCCAACTTAAAAAGAATGGTGAATTTTTAGCTGAGCTCTCTCAGCTTGCATCGAAGACAGAGCAATGGATCTCGGAGTTTGGTCTGCGCTTTACGGCTGCAGAAGCCTACAGTCAGCTGGTGAATAAAAATCTGGCCGAGCTACATGAAGAGGCAATTCCCGGCATCCAGACTTTGGTGGAGTTTATGGATCGGCGCTTTCAGCCAGCGATGGGCACTTGCTTGTGGACCCAGCGCCGCCTCAAAGAGCTATCCGATCGCGTATCGAGAACAACCCAAACTTTGCGCACGCGGATTGAGTTCGTCAATGAAGAGCAAACACAGGCTTTGTTAGCCAGTATGGATAAGCGAGCAAAGCTGCAATTGCGTATGCAAGAGACGGTGGATAGCTTATCTGTACTGGTCTTGACCTATTACTTGGTTGGCCTCTTGTTCTACGTGGCCAAAGGCGGTAAAGAGGCAGGCTTGCCGATTTATCCTGAGATTACTGCCGCCATTGCCGCGCCGATTGTGGCTGCAGCGTTTTTTGTTATTAGTAAACGCCGCCGGGCGCGCAATGCGCGTAATGCCATTTCATCTTAG
- a CDS encoding TAXI family TRAP transporter solute-binding subunit, which translates to MGSVKEDVKDTWLGFCEAVQDKWGNFVQFLRETWPLLLLLFVGLMLVWWLADPPPPKRIVMATGTEGGSYQMLAKKYVDYFAKKGVTLELVPSRGAQENIARLSDRKDPVQAAFVQAGIHNPTGIAGILSLGSVAYEPIWFFYRGPALDASNFHFQGDRLKKILSMKTSIGDVGSGTHSQALNILKAAGLEQHIPQFLTLSSADGVEALLLGEIDVIFLADQLESPNIQKLLRDPKLNLMGFNRAEAYTRILPYLEILTVPTGSFSLVRDFPPQTIQLLSTTTQLLVDDRMHPALQYLFLEAAEVINGKQSFFAKRGEFPMFNHSAFPESIVATRYEKSGVPPIMNYLPFWVAEFIHRMFILIVPFLAFAYPIVSAMPNYRYKRVQARINRMYGALWTFEQELAAGFDASQCDAYISKINQMEAEALKIKVPKKMASDYYSLRSSMDYVRNCLIRGERPYLAAATTPSTTKTDVQL; encoded by the coding sequence ATGGGTAGCGTAAAAGAGGACGTAAAAGATACCTGGCTTGGATTCTGTGAGGCTGTGCAGGATAAGTGGGGTAATTTTGTTCAGTTTCTCCGTGAAACGTGGCCATTGCTATTGTTATTGTTTGTCGGATTAATGCTGGTGTGGTGGCTAGCTGATCCCCCTCCGCCCAAGCGGATTGTGATGGCGACTGGTACCGAGGGTGGCTCTTATCAGATGCTGGCAAAAAAATACGTCGACTATTTTGCAAAAAAAGGCGTCACCCTAGAGTTAGTCCCTTCTCGTGGTGCTCAAGAAAACATCGCGCGGCTAAGTGATCGCAAAGATCCTGTACAGGCTGCCTTCGTCCAGGCAGGGATTCATAACCCCACTGGTATAGCCGGAATTTTATCGCTGGGTAGCGTTGCCTATGAGCCGATTTGGTTCTTTTATCGCGGACCCGCATTGGATGCCTCTAATTTTCATTTTCAGGGTGATCGCTTAAAAAAGATCTTGAGTATGAAAACCTCGATTGGGGATGTGGGCAGCGGAACGCATAGTCAAGCGTTAAATATTCTGAAGGCAGCTGGTTTAGAACAGCATATTCCTCAATTCCTGACATTGTCATCGGCGGACGGAGTGGAGGCCTTGTTACTCGGTGAGATCGATGTGATTTTTTTAGCCGATCAACTCGAGTCGCCCAACATCCAAAAGTTACTTAGGGATCCCAAGCTGAATTTAATGGGATTTAATCGCGCCGAAGCCTACACTCGCATACTGCCCTACCTTGAAATTCTAACGGTGCCCACAGGAAGCTTTAGTTTGGTCCGTGACTTTCCGCCGCAGACCATTCAATTGCTGTCCACCACAACACAGCTATTGGTCGATGACCGAATGCATCCGGCACTACAGTACCTATTTCTAGAGGCTGCCGAGGTCATTAATGGCAAGCAATCCTTCTTTGCGAAACGCGGGGAATTTCCGATGTTTAATCATTCTGCATTTCCTGAGAGCATCGTCGCTACTCGCTATGAAAAGAGTGGTGTCCCACCGATCATGAACTATCTGCCTTTTTGGGTTGCTGAATTTATTCATCGAATGTTTATATTGATCGTTCCATTTTTGGCATTTGCCTATCCAATTGTGTCTGCGATGCCGAATTATCGGTATAAGCGTGTGCAAGCTCGGATTAATAGAATGTATGGCGCCCTATGGACGTTTGAGCAAGAGCTGGCGGCTGGGTTTGATGCTAGCCAATGCGATGCTTACATTAGTAAAATCAATCAAATGGAAGCAGAGGCGCTGAAAATCAAGGTCCCAAAAAAAATGGCCAGCGACTATTACAGCTTACGCAGCAGTATGGACTATGTCCGCAATTGCCTGATTCGCGGTGAACGCCCTTATCTTGCTGCAGCGACAACTCCATCAACTACCAAGACGGATGTGCAGCTGTAG
- a CDS encoding 3-hydroxyacyl-CoA dehydrogenase NAD-binding domain-containing protein codes for MDRIVVIGTGTMAAGIAAGFIAEGLPITVLGRSTEKASACLDKALGLALAISSKDAVRASSPEALKQLQQYGVFEEWNEWANCLWVIETVSENLELKKTIFAALDKKVPKSVPIGSNSSGFPISKIAEGLPTAARMMGAHYFMPADIVPLVEIVMGEKTDPALAEQVCTLYKSIHKKPVLVKRDIPGFLANRIQHALMREALALVDAGIATPDDVDDAVRYSFGFRYAAVGPMTQKEISGWDGMANAAKEIYPSLSNIDAIPPSLAKLMAEGKTGIKAGEGFRKWSPEESKAMNALYSRRLKAAFEVLNIQ; via the coding sequence ATGGATCGGATTGTTGTTATTGGCACGGGCACTATGGCTGCAGGCATAGCTGCGGGGTTTATTGCAGAAGGATTGCCCATTACCGTACTTGGGCGCTCGACTGAAAAAGCGAGTGCTTGTTTAGATAAGGCCCTAGGACTGGCGCTTGCCATCAGCAGTAAGGATGCTGTCCGCGCATCAAGCCCAGAGGCATTGAAGCAATTACAGCAATATGGTGTTTTTGAAGAATGGAACGAATGGGCCAACTGCCTTTGGGTGATAGAGACCGTTTCAGAAAATTTAGAACTGAAAAAAACCATTTTTGCTGCGCTGGATAAAAAAGTCCCGAAATCCGTTCCCATCGGCAGCAATAGCTCCGGCTTTCCGATTAGTAAGATTGCCGAGGGCCTCCCCACAGCAGCTCGCATGATGGGAGCGCATTATTTTATGCCGGCGGACATTGTTCCTTTGGTTGAGATTGTGATGGGCGAAAAAACGGATCCTGCACTTGCAGAGCAGGTATGCACACTCTACAAATCGATTCATAAAAAACCAGTGCTCGTGAAGCGCGATATCCCCGGATTTTTAGCGAACCGCATTCAGCATGCACTCATGCGGGAAGCGCTTGCTTTGGTGGATGCGGGAATCGCAACGCCAGATGATGTCGACGATGCGGTGCGCTACAGCTTTGGCTTTCGCTATGCAGCGGTTGGCCCAATGACCCAAAAGGAAATTTCTGGATGGGACGGCATGGCCAATGCTGCTAAGGAAATTTATCCTTCGCTCTCGAATATCGATGCCATTCCTCCCAGCTTAGCGAAGCTGATGGCAGAAGGCAAAACTGGCATCAAGGCGGGGGAAGGATTTCGTAAATGGAGTCCAGAAGAAAGCAAGGCGATGAACGCCCTCTACTCACGCCGTCTTAAGGCTGCGTTTGAAGTTCTCAACATTCAATAA
- a CDS encoding Bug family tripartite tricarboxylate transporter substrate binding protein gives MALRSRFISKLIAATMAMSAVASTALASAYPDKPIKMMIGYAPGSSTDIVGRMIANDLSIALKQPIVVENRGGAAGNIAADAVAKSAPDGYTILFAQNGLAISVATNPKLPFNGSKDLIPVVGVAATPHILIVNPNSPAKSVADLIAMLKAKPGQLSFASSGIGNSDHMAGELFLSLTGLQAIHVPYKGGSPAATDVVGGQIDFYFAGMPVGLPLYKGDRVRALAVTSKQRFPGAPELPTVAESGVVGYEHTLWQGIFAPAGTPRAIINQLSASTLKIMESPELKERFVKAGVQIAPLNQAQFSDLYFADIDRWKKVIEKTKIKLD, from the coding sequence ATGGCTTTAAGATCACGGTTTATTTCTAAGCTCATTGCCGCGACAATGGCGATGAGTGCCGTTGCATCCACCGCATTAGCATCAGCCTACCCAGATAAGCCAATCAAAATGATGATTGGCTATGCACCAGGTAGTTCAACGGATATTGTGGGTCGCATGATTGCAAACGATCTGAGTATTGCACTCAAGCAACCGATCGTCGTTGAGAATAGGGGCGGGGCAGCCGGTAATATTGCTGCGGATGCGGTTGCCAAGAGTGCTCCAGATGGCTACACCATTTTATTTGCACAAAACGGGCTAGCTATTAGTGTGGCTACAAATCCAAAACTACCCTTTAATGGCAGTAAAGACCTCATACCCGTTGTCGGCGTTGCTGCTACACCCCATATTCTGATTGTTAATCCGAATTCACCAGCAAAATCAGTGGCTGATTTAATAGCGATGCTGAAAGCGAAGCCTGGACAGCTCAGTTTTGCTTCATCGGGAATTGGTAATTCCGACCATATGGCCGGTGAGCTATTTTTATCGCTGACTGGATTGCAAGCAATCCATGTTCCATACAAAGGAGGTTCGCCAGCAGCAACGGATGTGGTTGGCGGGCAAATTGATTTTTACTTTGCGGGCATGCCGGTTGGCTTACCACTTTATAAAGGCGATCGGGTACGGGCTTTAGCGGTTACCAGCAAGCAGCGTTTTCCTGGGGCGCCTGAACTGCCAACCGTCGCCGAATCAGGCGTAGTTGGCTATGAGCATACCCTCTGGCAAGGCATTTTTGCTCCCGCCGGCACCCCTCGGGCGATTATTAATCAATTGAGCGCCTCCACTTTAAAAATAATGGAGTCGCCTGAGCTCAAAGAGCGTTTTGTGAAAGCGGGCGTACAAATTGCCCCACTGAATCAAGCTCAATTTAGCGATCTGTATTTTGCAGACATCGATCGCTGGAAAAAAGTGATTGAAAAGACGAAGATTAAATTGGATTAA